The sequence ATTTGGAAGGAAATGGCATTGAACTCTACCGTGATAAGCCAGTGTCTTCATGGGATATTCGAGAAGACGGCCGCATTATCGGTGTGACCGAAGCCCTTGCGGCACAGGATATCTATGATTTAGGGGAAAAGGTGGATCCCTTTATCCTAGCTGAAGGGACGAGAATGGGGCATATCCATCTATCGGTGAAGGATAGTCGTGCGGCGAGCCAGTTTTATCAAAAGGTGTTAGGATTAGAGGATAAATTTAGCATCCCTAGTGCTAGTTGGATAGCGGCTGGTCAGTACCATCACCACCTGGCTGTCAACGAATGGGCTGGAAAAGGGCTAGCTCCGCGTGAGCAAGGCTTGCCAGGCTTGGCCTACTATGTCCTTGAGGTCGAAAGCAAGGAAGAACTCTTGGACATCGTTAAGCAAGCACAAGAGCTAGAAGCTCCGATTAAGTGGCTAAATTCGAGTGAGTTGGATCTTGTAGACCCAGATGGGATTGTGACTCGCATTCGCTTGGCACGATGAGACGAGGAAAACACATTATTTATTTTAGAGACATAGAAAAAGGCGGATAAGCTCGCATTCTGTTTTTAGAATGCGGACTTGTTCGCTTTTTTATGGAATGACGAAGCCTTTCTTGGCTCTAGCAAAGGTATCTGCTGGGGATATTTTCCCTTTTCTGGGGGTTCATGCTATAATACTAATAAACTTTTCTTTCTCTAGGAAGGCAAACGCCGAAAATCGGATAGACTACTGGCAATCGTTGTCACGATGCTTTTAAGAGAAAGTAGAACTCTGTTTGAACATCCGTATTAAGTTTAGGAGACGGGAAATAAGATGGACACAAGTATAAAAAAATTAATCAATATGGGCCCTCTGGAGGACTATTTTATTTATTATGATCTGAGGAATCAAGTATTCTATGAAGTAAAACAAGGCATGAATTATTCAGCCATTGCAGCTCCTATTGCAGTCTTTTCCTTGCAACGGCTGTCGAAGTTGCTCAACCAAACCTTTGGAGATGTCTCATCCCCTTTCAATCTGCTTTTCTTTATCTTGATGTCTCTGTTTTTAATTTTCGGGACAATTCTCCTTGCCAAATCTACCCGACGTAAAATGAAGACAGATAGATTTAGAAAAGTTCGGTTAACAAAAGCCAATATTAAAACACTTAGAAGAAAATCTAGATGGACAGTCCTAGTTGAGATTTTTTGTTTCCTCATGATTCTGTTTTCCATCTATCGTTATTTTACCTACTCTGATTTTCTGTTCTTGATGATGTATATGTTAGGGATTTTTTCACTTGTTTATATTGTCTATGAATTTCAGATGAAAACACGCAAACGACTGTTCAAAGAGCTGATGGAGACATTACAGGACGATAGCCGAGGAAAAGAGGGAGAAATGTAAGATGAGAAAAATCATTTATATAGGCCAAGGAAGCCTGCAATCCATCTACTATAACACAAGGACGAGAGAGGCTTTAACAACAGAATCTAGCACCGTTTCAGACACTGATGGTGCTATCAGTTCAAAGAAATCCAAGTGGCCTTGGCTTCTCTTCTTTGCTTTCTTGCTAGTTGCTGTCATCAGTATTTGGATTCGTTCCTTGATAGCACCCTTTAGATTGAGTGAGTGGATGATTCCTATCCATCTAGCCGCAATCCTTTTCGTTTTTATCGGAAGTGTTTATGGATTTGAAAAACTGTTCTACAGTGGGGCCAAGTCGCTTGTTCCAGCAAGTGAAGAACAGTTTAAAGAAGCGGTAGAAAGAAGTACTTTTTGGAGGAAGTCACCAGATAAGGAACCAACAGTCGATAAAATCATCTTGTATCTATTTGTTATCCTCGTTCTTCTATTTGTTTTTGTTATTGTTGTATTTTTTGCTATACCTGCGACTTTCATTCCTTACTATGAACAGGAATGGTTTGAGCCGTCCATGTTCATGGTACCAATCGGAGCAACGATTGTCCCAATTAGCGTGGTTCTTCTACTATTTCAAAACAATCCAATCCGCTGGCTCTTAGCCGTACGAAAATACAAGCAGGGAAAAGTATTATTTAGGGAAGAGAAATAAGTGGGGGATAAGATGAAAGAAAAGTATGTTGAATTTTTGAATATGGCAGTTATGGATACTAGACCTATAAAGCGTTTTGATATTATCTAAATCACTGAGGAGGGAAGATAATGAAAAAAATAATGAAATCAAAATTAGTTCAAGTCATGCTTCTAGCACTTACTGTCATAGGACTATATTTTGCTTATCAGGCATATCGTAGGCACGAACTTACTCAGTTTGTCATGTGGAGTCCAAGAGCTAAAATTGCAAGTTATGAATTCATGGATGATAACAAGGCAGTAGCGATTGAGTGGGATAATGATGCGGAGTTAAAAGATGCGAAAGAGGCTAAGAAATATGATTCGCGTGTCAATGTAGAAACAATGACGAGAGTTAATGGAGAACGCTATATCATCCAACAAAGTTATAAGTTAAAATCAGCCACGTATAAGTATTGGATTCTTGAAGAAGATGCGGTGCCATATTTGAAAAGTAATATTCCAGAGCAGGGAGAGTACTGGTTGTTAGACGTCTATGACACGAAAGATGGGACAATCAAACAAAAGACGTATGATGTATTTCAGATGGTGAGGGAATATAATAAGGATTATATTCCAAGAAGGGTTCGTGACGTTAATTATTTCTTGTATACGGAACAAGGGAAAACTTACTTACCAATTAGTATGGCTATTGGCCAACAGCCAGAATCAAAAACTGAAACTGGGCTTATTGATATAGAGGAAGGAAAGATAATAGCAGCTACTCCATCTGGTAAAACTTCCAAAGATCTTTATAACGATAAGAAAGGATCATACAAACCGAAGTTAGATGATATTCTTATTTCGAATCATAAATTTTCAAACGAAAAGCTTGCCTTTGTCTTATCTCTTTTTAGTTTTAAAAAACCAGTAGAAAAATCCCAATACCTGTCCTTATCAAGCAAATATCCAAAGGTATTTGATATATTGAGTAAAGGGTTGTTATCTGAATTATATTTCCTTGGAAAAGAAGATGTTCGTTTTAAAATCTCTTTCTTAAAGCTGGTTCTTCCAGAGGGTACAAATATTTTTGAGGATATCACCATTCCAGCAGCTAGTTCGAAAGATGGACAGGAACACTTGGTTCAAAGCGAAGAAGAGTTCTTACAATATTATAAATCCAGTACGGAGGAAGAATAATGGGACAAAAGCATTTGTCTTATATTCCAATAGATATTGATATTTGACATTGAATTTTAAATAGGAAGGAAAAAATGAAGAAGTTATTTGTCATCATCTTGTCATTGATTTTTGGAGCTTGCTCTAATGGAAAGGAAGCAGGGAAAAGTATTATTTAGGGAAGAGAAATAGAAAAGAGGAGATATAATAATGTCACAAGAGAGATATTTGCAAATCAAAAAAGAGCATCAAGTTCGTAAGTTTGTGGGGCGTTTCCTCTTCATTCTTCTCGCTATACTCGATGTTCTACTGGTATCAAGTCATTCCAATTATGTCCCGCTTATAACGGTGGCTATGGTAACGATTGTGCCTTTTAATCATTTTCTACTTGGTCCTCTTAGGAGACAGAAAAAAGCTATAGAAAAAGAGCATCCAGAATGGAAAATACTCAGTACAAAGGGAGTAAAGGTTCCCTCGGCTGAAGCCAATAAAAGAACCTTGGCTGGTATTGGGACTTTGATTGCTTTGCTGTTGTCTTTTGGGCTATTCTATAAACCTGTGAAACAGCCGAACGACCAAGTAAACAAGCCACCTAAGGTTGATTCTAAAACGCCTGAAACGTCCAAGCCTTCTGAGTCTGAGTCGTCCAGTTCCTCAGAGTCGAAATCCTCGTCTTCGACTGAACAAAGTTCTAAAACCGAAAATTCAGGAACAAAACCGTCAAAAAGCGAGTCCAATAATCCCTATTACCAGATTCCAGGACTTACTGACGAACAGGTGAGAGATATCATATCGAAATCTGTGAAAGATTTAAGAGAAAAACAGTCAAAAGAAAAATCCGAAGAGTAGACTCCAGGGCTTCGATGTCTTTTCTGGATGAGTTCGTTTTGAGATTTTACTGTATAGAATAACAGGAGGAGTTCATATGACTAAAGAAGTGATTGGTTTGATAGTTGGAACAATCGTTATCTTCCTATCTTTTGTATTTGTGTGTGGGACCTTTCTTTTCCTCTATCTTCGGGATCAGAAGTTGGTCCGCCTTGCCAAGTCATCCGTTCCTGGAACGGTTATCGGCTATAGCCGTTTTCGTGAGGGGTATCCACCTATCGTCGAATACACGGTGGATGGGATTGCTTATAAGAAAACCTTGCAGTATTTTATGTTCAAAACGGTCACAATTCCGTGGGGGACTACTAAATTTTTAAAGGACTATACAAGAGAAGATATGCTAGCGCCTTCGATCACTCGCTACAGCAACTCCTTTGTTTCCTTCAAACGCTTGATGCAGACCCATTTCCCCCTTCATTCGGAGCTGACGGTTTGGTACGATCCAGACAAGCCGAACAGGGCCTATGTCGAACGCTATAGCGGGATGGACAAGTTTTACAAGTGGTTTGGTATCGGATTTGGACTGGCCCTAGTTCTGGTCTATGGGATAGTAATCCTAGCCTTTTTGTCCAAGATATAAGGCATAACTAATCGGAAACTTGATGTCCCGATTATGCTTCAAGGAGAACAGCTTTAGTTCTCCTTTTTCATGTTCAGTAATCTTTTCTAGCCAATACAAAGAAAAGGTTGTCTCCTATAAAGACAGATAGGATGAGAATTTTGACAAAGAACCTTATTCGAGATATAATGAAGAAAAAGTGACCAAGGATAAATCAATGACAAACTCAAAGTATATAACACGCCTGAAACGTTCAGAGGGCCAGTTGCGTGGGATCCAAAAGATGATCGATGAAGATCGTGACTGCGCAGATATCATTACCCAGTTGACCGCGGTGCGCTCCAGTGTTGAGCGCGTGATTGAGATGATGATTACCGAAAATCTCACCGCTTGCATCAACCAACCGCTAGAGGACCCTGAGGCTCAAAAGGAACGCTTGGAAAAGGCCATCCGATACCTGATTAAACGGAAATAAACTAATTTGCTATTGATAAACAATGCAGACAAAGGTATTTAAGTTTGTTTCGACAAAAAATCATGTCGGACAAATGGATGAGTTCCCCCAATACCAATGAGAAAACCTCTTTTTAGATACCATCAATTTGCTTCGTTTTATAGAAGCGACGGGTTACGAGCCCTATATCAGTGGGTTGCAGAAATGAAAAAACCGATTAAGGAACTTAATCGGTTTTTTGCTTATTTTACTTGACCGGGCCAAGCATTCATACCACCTTCTACATTGATAACTGTGAGGCCTTGGGCGCTTAGAAATTCACAAGCAGATGCGGAACGGACTCCACCTTGACAGATGACATGATATTCCTGGTCAGGTTTGAGTTCTTTGTAACCTTGCTCCAAGGTACTTAAAGGCAGATTTTTGGCACCTGGTGCATGTCCTGCTTGGAATTCGTGCTCTTCACGTACATCGATAAGGTTTAGATTTTCATTTAGGTATTCTTCATAAAAATCAGCCATGCTGATACTCGTTTCCATATTTGACTCCTTCTGGATTAGACATTTTATATTGTGAATAAGCGCCATCAAGGTTTTGGACGGTAAATCCTGCCGCTGGAGGATACGCTCTGTGATCTAGCTGTGCAAAACGCTGTGGTAGCTAAGGATGTAGGTTTGCTTCTTGTCCGATTCATCCAAGCGTTCCCGTAATTCGTTTAGGGGAATGTGGATGGTGTCGACTTTGAGTCGACCACTCTGAAATTCGCCACTTGTCCGCACATCTAGGGATTATTTGCCCTTAGTCAGATCGTCTTTGAGCTGACACCATTGGATATGGTCGCTCAGACCTTCGATAAGGTTCAAGGCTGCGTAGCCAATTATTTTATGCTTCTAGATGACCTTGCCTGTCCAAGCGCTCATACCGCCTCGGACATTGATGACATCGTAGCCTTTTTTCTTAAGCTTTTTCGCAGCTAGTTTGCTTCGTACACCAGAGTGACAAATGACATAAAGTGTTTCTTTTGTCGCAGGTGTGTATGAACCGATTTCCGTTAAAGGAACATTTTTGGCATTTTTGATATGACCTCTACGGAATTCCGTAGGCGTCCGAACATCTAGTAGCTGAATCGGTTCTTTGAGTTTAGCTTCTAACTCGCTGGTAGAAATACTGTCAATTTTTGTAAATAAGTGAAACATAGGCACCTCCAAATATACCCTTATGGGGTATATTAAACCATGAAGTTAATCTTTTGTCAAGCAAGTTGTTTTAACTTGGGAGGGGATTGGTTTTGAGAGTTTAGAAAGCAGGCTATTCTTGACCTTTCAAAGGCTTTTTGATATGATGGGTCCAAATTAAGTGTGAGGTGATAAGATGGCTAGCGAATACCAGAAAATGATAGCAGGGGAGCCTTACCGTCCGTCGGACCCAGAGTTGCGTGCCTTGGCACAAGCTTCTCGCCAAAAACAGGCTGCCTTTAACAAGGAAGAAGATCCCTTGAAGGGATCCGAAATCATCAAGACTTGGTTTGGCTCAACTGGGGAAAATCTCTATGTCAATCCACGCTTGGTGGTCGATTATGGAGTCAATATCCATCTAGGGGAAAATTTTTATTCTAATTGGAACTTGACCATGCTGGATGTTTGCCCGATTCGCATCGGGAACAACGCCATGCTTGGCCCCAACTGTCAGTTTTTAACCCCACTCCATCCACTGGATCCGGATGAACGCAATTCAGGGGTCGAATACGGCAAGCCCATCACCATTGGAGATAATTTCTGGGCTGGAGGTGGCGTCATTGTCCTTCCTGGAGTGACACTGGGAAATAACGTCGTTGCAGGAGCGGGGGCCGTGATTACCAAGTCCTTCGGAGATAATGTCGTCCTAGCTGGGAATCCTGCGCGTGTCATCAAGGAAATCCCAGTAAAAGAAAACTAAAAAGAACAGCTTGGGCTGTTCTTTTTATAATCTTTATCTTAGTCTTATAAATTTTTCTTCTTTTTGGCTTTTTGGGTTAGAGTGATATCGCACTTGGGGATGTTGCTTTTAAAAACTATTAAATGCATTTTAGTACTCTCAAATTGTTTCTAGTAGCCCTTTCAAAAGAATACTGAGCGAAACGGAATTTAAGGAAACTTTCAGAAAAGTTTTAGTTTTGTTTCAGGAATCTTCTGTAGACTGTCTAGCTATATCATACGAAGGAGAGGCAAAAGGTATGAAATCAAAAAAATGGACCCTGCTCGCAACGAGTTTAACGGCAATGGTGCTGATGGCAGCATGTGCCCAGTCAACAACTACATCCAATACCAAT comes from Streptococcus oralis and encodes:
- a CDS encoding VOC family protein is translated as MTYAYQSHIYLAEAVLNVKDLTNQTAFYHQIIGLEILSQTETEAILGLGRKALVHLIQAEKSGEVREHYGLYHLAILLPTRKALADVLKHLSDLRIPLVGGADHGYSEALYLEDLEGNGIELYRDKPVSSWDIREDGRIIGVTEALAAQDIYDLGEKVDPFILAEGTRMGHIHLSVKDSRAASQFYQKVLGLEDKFSIPSASWIAAGQYHHHLAVNEWAGKGLAPREQGLPGLAYYVLEVESKEELLDIVKQAQELEAPIKWLNSSELDLVDPDGIVTRIRLAR
- a CDS encoding DUF3592 domain-containing protein, with translation MTKEVIGLIVGTIVIFLSFVFVCGTFLFLYLRDQKLVRLAKSSVPGTVIGYSRFREGYPPIVEYTVDGIAYKKTLQYFMFKTVTIPWGTTKFLKDYTREDMLAPSITRYSNSFVSFKRLMQTHFPLHSELTVWYDPDKPNRAYVERYSGMDKFYKWFGIGFGLALVLVYGIVILAFLSKI
- a CDS encoding metal-sensitive transcriptional regulator, with product MTNSKYITRLKRSEGQLRGIQKMIDEDRDCADIITQLTAVRSSVERVIEMMITENLTACINQPLEDPEAQKERLEKAIRYLIKRK
- a CDS encoding rhodanese-like domain-containing protein, with the translated sequence METSISMADFYEEYLNENLNLIDVREEHEFQAGHAPGAKNLPLSTLEQGYKELKPDQEYHVICQGGVRSASACEFLSAQGLTVINVEGGMNAWPGQVK
- a CDS encoding rhodanese-like domain-containing protein encodes the protein MFHLFTKIDSISTSELEAKLKEPIQLLDVRTPTEFRRGHIKNAKNVPLTEIGSYTPATKETLYVICHSGVRSKLAAKKLKKKGYDVINVRGGMSAWTGKVI
- a CDS encoding sugar O-acetyltransferase, giving the protein MASEYQKMIAGEPYRPSDPELRALAQASRQKQAAFNKEEDPLKGSEIIKTWFGSTGENLYVNPRLVVDYGVNIHLGENFYSNWNLTMLDVCPIRIGNNAMLGPNCQFLTPLHPLDPDERNSGVEYGKPITIGDNFWAGGGVIVLPGVTLGNNVVAGAGAVITKSFGDNVVLAGNPARVIKEIPVKEN